From Leptospira venezuelensis, a single genomic window includes:
- a CDS encoding FecR domain-containing protein: MKYLNDGRVIVTALVLLLFFFSGLLYLYANAGSKTGTNKVVGQLKTKQLKILRKLDSEVIWEELDESDPIRYRDTIRTEEGSEAVLLFTDGENSAEIRMDERSMILVEDTDKISFVSGSLSATGGGSGNLQISSGDTKISLGNSDLKISKDENKGLNLEVKQGEAKVVSSSGENTVGKNQSADLKDGKVEVHTLNLETVSPPDKTFFPLAGETLPVRFEWKNSPSVKTFRLEVAKDSGFRTGLKKLNAGGTNASISLTNGSYYWRLAGKNPQSGKDEFSSSKNFKLISWNKPKLVSPTNKEVFSYTETAPPVRFQWNTFDSQTKYKLEVSSDANFKQIVYTGDSSAGFLKWEPKAEGQFFARVKMNSDKQGFTEQSSDAISFVLRKSEQAEPPKLLKPLQGEEIGIRIFKVGSFFSWSSNKEFKSYSIDIAADSDFKNILFSKSTNSNFMKPDLDWKEGVYFWRIKASSNSEEVISSSVGKFTLKPLGSIRLSFPKDGSELGHPVDGKLQFRWDRPDPTGTYKLEVSKDPNFASKIFETSVRSGQNSVPLSGPGDYYWKVTLLSPEGEVLTSSPSSGFKTSDSAPFVSPVYPRDRDKIDLDEKASLSFYWEIEGKSEAYILELLEADQKTLKTVFKKEIKGESYDYRELYRLREGKYQWRLSAKYRDSSGQVRTTLPLTRDFEVIMSATFKAPEILTPKEFYVE, translated from the coding sequence ATGAAATACTTGAATGACGGCCGTGTCATCGTTACTGCTTTAGTTCTATTACTGTTCTTTTTTTCGGGACTATTATATCTTTATGCAAATGCTGGTTCTAAAACAGGAACCAATAAAGTTGTAGGCCAACTTAAAACAAAACAACTTAAAATATTAAGAAAACTTGATTCTGAAGTTATCTGGGAAGAGCTGGATGAGTCAGATCCAATCAGATACAGAGATACAATTCGTACAGAAGAAGGTTCAGAAGCAGTATTACTTTTCACTGATGGAGAAAATTCTGCCGAGATCAGAATGGACGAAAGAAGTATGATCCTTGTCGAAGATACTGACAAGATCAGCTTTGTGTCCGGTTCCCTCTCCGCTACTGGCGGCGGTTCTGGCAACCTGCAGATCAGTTCGGGAGACACTAAAATTTCTCTCGGAAATTCAGATCTGAAAATTTCCAAAGACGAAAACAAAGGTTTAAATCTGGAAGTAAAACAAGGAGAAGCCAAGGTCGTTTCCTCTTCCGGTGAGAACACTGTAGGCAAAAACCAATCTGCGGATCTAAAAGATGGAAAAGTAGAAGTACATACGTTAAATCTGGAAACTGTTTCTCCTCCGGATAAGACTTTTTTTCCATTGGCCGGAGAAACTCTTCCCGTTAGATTCGAATGGAAAAATTCTCCAAGCGTAAAAACTTTCCGATTGGAAGTTGCAAAAGATTCTGGTTTTAGAACAGGTTTAAAAAAATTGAACGCAGGTGGCACAAACGCTTCCATCTCTTTAACTAATGGTTCTTATTATTGGAGGCTCGCAGGTAAAAATCCTCAATCAGGAAAAGACGAATTTAGTTCTTCTAAAAACTTTAAATTAATTTCTTGGAATAAACCAAAACTAGTCTCCCCTACTAATAAAGAAGTATTCTCATATACTGAAACCGCTCCTCCTGTCCGCTTTCAATGGAATACGTTTGATTCTCAGACAAAATATAAACTGGAAGTTTCCTCGGATGCGAATTTTAAACAAATCGTATACACTGGGGATTCCTCTGCGGGTTTCTTAAAATGGGAGCCTAAGGCCGAAGGCCAATTTTTTGCTCGGGTAAAAATGAATTCCGACAAACAAGGGTTTACTGAGCAAAGTTCTGATGCGATTTCTTTTGTATTGCGCAAATCTGAACAAGCAGAACCTCCGAAACTTCTAAAGCCTTTACAGGGAGAGGAGATAGGAATTCGTATCTTTAAGGTTGGTTCCTTCTTCAGCTGGAGTTCCAACAAGGAATTCAAATCTTATTCCATAGATATAGCCGCTGATTCCGATTTCAAAAATATCCTTTTCTCCAAATCGACTAACTCCAATTTTATGAAGCCTGATCTGGACTGGAAAGAGGGTGTATACTTCTGGAGAATTAAAGCAAGTTCCAATTCCGAAGAGGTAATTTCTTCTTCTGTTGGTAAGTTTACTTTAAAACCCCTTGGTTCAATTCGATTATCCTTTCCTAAAGATGGATCAGAGCTAGGTCACCCAGTGGACGGCAAATTACAATTCAGATGGGACAGACCCGATCCAACCGGAACTTATAAATTAGAAGTTTCTAAAGATCCTAATTTCGCTTCTAAAATATTCGAAACCTCTGTTCGCTCCGGACAAAACTCAGTCCCACTTTCAGGACCTGGGGATTATTATTGGAAAGTTACTCTTCTTTCTCCGGAGGGAGAAGTTTTGACGAGCAGCCCTTCTTCTGGATTTAAAACTTCGGACTCTGCTCCATTTGTCTCTCCTGTATATCCAAGGGATAGGGATAAGATAGATTTGGATGAGAAAGCAAGTTTGTCATTTTATTGGGAAATTGAGGGCAAATCCGAGGCATACATCTTGGAGCTTTTAGAGGCAGACCAAAAAACCCTAAAAACAGTATTTAAAAAGGAAATTAAGGGAGAATCTTACGACTATCGAGAGTTGTATAGATTAAGGGAAGGAAAGTACCAGTGGAGACTGAGCGCAAAATACAGGGACAGCTCTGGACAAGTTCGCACTACCCTTCCTTTAACCAGGGATTTCGAAGTAATCATGTCCGCAACATTCAAGGCACCGGAGATTCTGACTCCTAAGGAATTTTATGTTGAGTAG
- a CDS encoding LIC11435 family protein — MLSRRFQKSNTIAALLVGFLLFSLPILGKEEGVKLEWKPIPDAGGYQVEIKDSRGKVTREKTNASQIQIELPPGAYEHRIGVLNKYGRVSVFSAWIPFEVILSQKPEVIAAEKSKFLSKDMPETFEIKGKHFTEATKVILKDSKGNEIPVKSIDIKNSETMVVTIDKKKAPEGAVSLRLENPRNKSTEKENYFLVAETEDELAALDSKTSSGSSGSSIFDLGAAARSAVLPGWGQYYQKKSTFRTAIFPSLVLLAGGYAAAKGSSYLSATHELDGARQSNILYNSAFLQSGNPALFNLALYNYTQISPKYSNAVGEYNQLGVALGVLGFFYLINVIDAGFFPGPKQVKVEGTDTPVTVSPILRNARESDRAATYASGNSYLLQQRMELGVEFAW; from the coding sequence ATGTTGAGTAGAAGATTCCAAAAATCTAATACGATTGCGGCTCTTTTAGTAGGATTCCTATTATTCTCTCTTCCAATTTTAGGGAAGGAAGAAGGTGTCAAACTGGAATGGAAACCTATTCCTGACGCAGGTGGTTACCAAGTAGAGATTAAAGATTCTCGAGGAAAGGTCACCAGAGAAAAAACAAACGCTTCCCAGATCCAAATCGAATTACCTCCTGGTGCTTATGAACACAGGATCGGTGTATTGAATAAATATGGAAGAGTTTCCGTCTTCTCCGCTTGGATCCCTTTCGAAGTTATTCTTTCCCAAAAGCCTGAAGTCATCGCAGCTGAAAAAAGTAAGTTCTTAAGCAAGGACATGCCTGAAACATTCGAGATCAAGGGTAAACATTTTACAGAAGCAACAAAAGTTATATTAAAAGATTCTAAAGGAAACGAGATCCCTGTTAAATCCATAGATATCAAAAATTCAGAAACTATGGTAGTAACTATAGATAAGAAGAAGGCTCCGGAAGGTGCAGTTTCTTTACGTTTAGAAAATCCTCGTAATAAGTCTACAGAAAAGGAAAATTATTTCTTAGTAGCTGAAACAGAAGATGAATTAGCTGCTTTAGACTCCAAAACTTCTTCGGGATCGTCTGGGTCTTCTATCTTTGATTTAGGAGCTGCCGCAAGATCAGCGGTTCTTCCAGGTTGGGGACAGTACTACCAAAAAAAATCTACTTTTAGAACTGCAATCTTTCCTAGTTTAGTTTTACTAGCCGGTGGCTACGCTGCGGCAAAGGGAAGTTCTTATTTAAGTGCAACTCATGAATTGGATGGAGCAAGACAGAGTAATATTTTATATAACTCTGCATTCCTACAATCCGGGAACCCTGCACTATTTAACCTTGCTCTATATAATTATACTCAGATATCTCCTAAATATTCTAATGCCGTTGGTGAATACAACCAATTGGGAGTAGCTTTAGGAGTATTAGGATTCTTTTATCTAATCAATGTAATCGATGCAGGATTTTTTCCAGGCCCTAAACAAGTAAAGGTAGAAGGAACCGATACCCCAGTGACAGTTTCCCCCATCCTCAGAAATGCAAGGGAATCGGATCGGGCTGCCACCTATGCTTCCGGAAATTCTTATCTTCTCCAACAAAGAATGGAATTAGGAGTGGAATTCGCATGGTAA
- a CDS encoding DUF1566 domain-containing protein produces the protein MSIFLTMKRLTVLFLSFYLSFANCGGAPSQDLSGLLLLLAGGGSGSSSHCGQTVANPIPYTTATNNPPASVTDFINAAGGNNCGAASLVDNDDGTVTDTQNNFLWTLCTAYKPAGSILLYDYVTSNCNAGGVVAADRDMTQSEAVTFCQNLNFAGHTDWVLPDAIQLDTLYISANPFSLTPFGTKESLKRLGVVWTSTRTADRIVHTYTNGTVSQRFIAVADNTGLASLICVAKI, from the coding sequence ATGAGCATCTTCCTTACTATGAAACGTCTGACAGTTCTATTTCTTTCCTTCTATCTTTCTTTCGCCAATTGTGGTGGTGCGCCCAGTCAAGATCTAAGCGGCTTATTACTGTTACTGGCAGGAGGGGGATCAGGAAGTTCTTCTCATTGTGGTCAGACTGTTGCAAATCCGATTCCGTATACTACTGCAACCAATAATCCTCCTGCAAGTGTTACTGATTTTATAAATGCTGCTGGTGGTAATAATTGCGGAGCAGCTTCCTTAGTAGATAATGATGACGGAACTGTAACTGATACTCAGAACAATTTTTTATGGACCCTTTGCACTGCTTACAAGCCAGCTGGCAGCATTCTTCTCTACGATTATGTTACTTCGAATTGTAATGCGGGTGGGGTGGTAGCTGCAGACAGAGACATGACTCAATCAGAAGCAGTTACATTTTGTCAAAATTTAAACTTCGCTGGTCATACTGATTGGGTCTTACCGGATGCAATTCAGTTAGATACTTTATATATTTCAGCAAATCCATTTTCTTTAACTCCTTTTGGAACGAAAGAATCCTTAAAAAGACTTGGTGTTGTTTGGACTTCAACCCGAACTGCTGATAGGATTGTTCATACTTATACAAATGGAACAGTATCTCAGCGATTTATAGCCGTAGCAGATAATACTGGTTTAGCCAGCTTGATTTGTGTAGCTAAGATATAG
- a CDS encoding ABC-F family ATP-binding cassette domain-containing protein, with the protein MNLISIDKVGKSIGEKLLFQGLSFGIDEGEKTGLLGINGSGKSTLLRILLGIEEPDSGKVVRNRELKISFLSQFPEFDPNKTVLEHILSGSGILLDTVRRYEKACIELEKGGEEAEKEYHLAMEEMDSKQAWELESKLKNILRELNIPDLSRKMGELSGGMAKKVSLAQALTDESNFLVLDEPTNHLDIDAILWLQDFLKNTDKAVLLVTHDRYFLEEIANRILEIDRGNFRIYPGNYDLYLEKKVEMQAIEEKEEAKRKSFLRTELEWLKRQPKARGTKQKARTDRVIEVMERKKAGKDIVLDISVSGRRLGGKILELKNIKKSYPKMELISGFSYVFKGKERIGIVGPNGAGKTTLLNMITGREKPDSGDVASGLNTSFGYFDQLGKELPGSKKVLEYVKEEIAPTIKMNDGSSWTASQFLERFLFPPQLQQTKIERLSGGEKKRLYLILLLMKNPNFLVLDEPTNDLDIPTLSVLEEFLDDFPGVVLVVSHDRYFMDRVTDYLFVFKGEGKIDRFPGNYSEYLEYREYEEKETKTNTHKAPEKPTENKKKGLGYQDKRKLEILEKEILSLETEEKELVQNLQSSDPELARKSGERLNNLQEELQKKVTEWEELASKE; encoded by the coding sequence ATGAATCTAATCTCCATAGATAAGGTCGGTAAATCTATCGGCGAAAAACTACTATTCCAAGGTTTAAGCTTTGGAATAGACGAGGGAGAAAAAACAGGATTACTCGGGATCAACGGATCGGGAAAGTCCACCTTACTTAGGATCTTACTCGGGATAGAAGAACCCGACTCAGGTAAAGTAGTTCGAAACAGAGAACTCAAAATTTCTTTTTTATCCCAATTTCCTGAATTCGATCCCAATAAAACAGTTTTAGAACATATACTTTCAGGTTCGGGAATTCTTTTAGATACTGTTAGAAGATACGAAAAAGCGTGTATCGAATTAGAAAAGGGCGGAGAAGAGGCCGAAAAAGAATATCATCTCGCTATGGAAGAAATGGATTCTAAACAGGCTTGGGAACTGGAATCCAAACTAAAAAATATATTAAGAGAATTGAATATACCGGATCTTTCCCGGAAAATGGGAGAACTTTCAGGCGGAATGGCCAAAAAGGTTTCTCTCGCTCAAGCTTTGACTGACGAATCTAATTTTTTAGTTTTAGACGAGCCTACCAACCACTTAGACATAGATGCAATCCTATGGCTCCAAGACTTCTTAAAAAATACAGACAAAGCAGTTCTACTTGTTACGCATGATAGATATTTTTTAGAAGAGATCGCTAACCGTATCTTGGAAATAGATAGAGGGAATTTCAGGATTTATCCCGGAAATTACGATCTGTATTTGGAAAAAAAAGTAGAGATGCAGGCAATCGAAGAAAAAGAAGAAGCAAAAAGAAAATCTTTTCTTAGAACAGAGTTGGAATGGCTCAAACGCCAACCGAAAGCCAGGGGAACCAAACAAAAAGCTAGAACGGACCGCGTTATTGAAGTAATGGAAAGGAAGAAGGCAGGCAAGGATATAGTCCTGGATATTTCCGTTTCTGGAAGAAGGCTTGGCGGTAAAATATTAGAATTAAAGAATATTAAAAAATCTTATCCTAAGATGGAACTCATCTCAGGATTTTCCTATGTATTTAAAGGTAAAGAGCGAATTGGAATCGTGGGTCCTAATGGTGCAGGAAAGACCACACTTCTAAATATGATCACTGGAAGAGAAAAACCTGACTCTGGGGATGTAGCATCGGGGCTCAACACAAGTTTTGGATATTTCGATCAGCTTGGAAAAGAACTTCCCGGGTCTAAAAAAGTATTGGAATATGTGAAGGAAGAGATCGCTCCAACGATCAAGATGAACGATGGAAGTTCTTGGACTGCTTCTCAATTTCTGGAAAGGTTTTTGTTCCCGCCTCAATTACAACAGACAAAGATAGAAAGACTATCAGGCGGAGAAAAGAAAAGATTATATCTAATTCTACTTTTAATGAAAAATCCAAACTTCTTGGTTTTGGATGAGCCCACAAACGATCTGGACATTCCCACACTTTCTGTGCTCGAAGAATTCTTGGATGATTTTCCTGGAGTGGTTCTCGTCGTTTCTCACGATCGATACTTCATGGACCGAGTTACTGATTATTTATTTGTATTTAAAGGTGAAGGTAAGATCGACAGATTTCCGGGAAACTATTCCGAATATTTGGAATATAGAGAATACGAAGAAAAAGAAACTAAGACGAATACACACAAAGCCCCCGAAAAACCGACAGAAAATAAGAAGAAGGGGCTCGGTTACCAAGATAAACGTAAGTTGGAGATCTTAGAGAAAGAGATACTCTCTTTGGAAACAGAAGAGAAGGAACTCGTCCAAAACTTACAATCTTCTGACCCAGAACTTGCCAGAAAATCGGGAGAACGACTGAATAATCTACAAGAAGAGTTGCAGAAGAAAGTCACTGAATGGGAAGAGCTTGCCTCAAAGGAATAG
- a CDS encoding PAS domain-containing sensor histidine kinase — translation MAFAKLLKWFQNRNLRKKIEKEIRALAPEVFNDYLYRVHVLDNGDLQLSWANEGFLKFCGINLDDLNNPWPAADPKYFHPDDQDLIKQRTRSLLSGSPRADEYRVYGPDGQIRWLRDHAHPIWDPVKKRVTQIYGSVQDLTPLRKSEIVLQDQLSYTNILLDSTEEWVIRVNQAGKIQYVNSSGRSEVRRQFGIELLPDSKILSLISETHKEIFQAQLNKAFSGAKVKWHFSRLFPVQPNSELEVSFAPLSKEGTIKEVVIFLKDVTLRTVWETALLASEEKYRKLVEVSPDAIGLHADGKVIYINQTGLKMLGYNSVEEVEGKDIIEFIHPDSRQVVAERVLKAMLKSEPLEPIEEKFIRKDGTEFTVEVSGVAFEQRGQKLMQVIVRDITERKKAELELGELRKKILQTNDRLQAIIEGVKDSICAVDMDLRVISCNTAFELMVWKVYGKRVTVGQTIWDIAIDNPEERERIIRNWSRALTGEVFKMERKISGLIKDSIVLEINYSSIRDESHNMIGATQIIRDVTDRYQYEETLRKSLEEKEVMLKEIHHRVKNNLQVVSSLLSLQTDFTDDPKLVSILKECERRIQSMALVHKELYQNDTIADADFTEYLNNLLVALVQSFGANKRVGYSIESQDIRLNLDFAIPLALVFNELVSNSLKYAFPGDQKGEISVSIAKTDYGLSISIGDNGVGLPKTVDVRNSEGLGLQLVGMLLDKLKAKWGLETVDKGTRYKIELPIPK, via the coding sequence ATGGCTTTTGCCAAACTTCTAAAATGGTTTCAAAATCGGAATCTTCGAAAAAAAATAGAAAAAGAGATTCGTGCCCTCGCGCCCGAAGTATTTAACGATTATCTTTACAGAGTACATGTATTAGATAATGGTGATTTACAATTAAGCTGGGCAAATGAGGGATTTTTAAAATTCTGCGGGATCAATTTAGACGATCTAAATAACCCATGGCCTGCGGCTGATCCAAAATATTTCCATCCTGATGATCAAGATTTAATTAAACAAAGGACAAGATCCTTATTATCGGGTTCCCCCAGGGCTGACGAATATAGAGTGTATGGCCCTGATGGACAGATTAGATGGTTGAGAGACCACGCTCATCCTATTTGGGATCCCGTCAAAAAGAGAGTAACTCAGATCTATGGCTCCGTCCAGGACCTGACTCCATTAAGAAAAAGTGAAATAGTCCTACAGGACCAACTTTCCTATACAAATATTCTTTTAGATAGTACGGAAGAATGGGTGATCCGCGTAAACCAAGCTGGAAAGATACAATACGTAAATTCATCCGGAAGATCAGAGGTCAGAAGGCAATTCGGAATAGAATTACTTCCTGATTCTAAAATTTTATCTTTAATCTCGGAGACACATAAGGAAATTTTTCAAGCACAGTTAAATAAGGCTTTTTCGGGAGCAAAAGTTAAATGGCATTTCTCTAGACTTTTCCCTGTCCAACCCAATTCAGAACTGGAAGTATCCTTTGCACCCTTGTCCAAAGAAGGAACAATTAAGGAAGTCGTAATATTTCTAAAAGACGTGACCCTTAGGACGGTTTGGGAGACTGCACTTCTTGCCAGCGAAGAAAAATACAGAAAATTGGTGGAAGTTTCTCCAGACGCGATCGGATTACATGCGGACGGAAAAGTAATCTATATTAACCAAACTGGTCTTAAAATGTTGGGTTATAACTCTGTAGAAGAAGTAGAAGGAAAGGATATTATAGAATTTATCCATCCAGATTCTAGACAGGTTGTAGCAGAAAGAGTTCTCAAGGCGATGCTTAAGTCGGAACCTTTGGAACCTATTGAGGAAAAATTCATTCGTAAAGATGGAACTGAATTCACCGTAGAAGTTTCCGGAGTTGCATTCGAACAAAGGGGCCAGAAACTCATGCAGGTGATTGTAAGAGACATCACTGAGAGAAAAAAAGCCGAACTCGAGTTAGGTGAACTCCGGAAAAAAATCTTACAAACAAATGATAGACTACAAGCAATTATAGAAGGTGTAAAAGATTCTATTTGTGCTGTGGACATGGACCTAAGGGTCATCTCTTGTAATACCGCTTTCGAACTCATGGTTTGGAAAGTGTATGGGAAAAGAGTTACCGTCGGCCAAACAATCTGGGATATCGCAATTGATAATCCAGAAGAACGAGAAAGGATTATCAGGAATTGGAGTAGGGCTCTCACCGGTGAAGTTTTTAAAATGGAAAGGAAAATTTCCGGACTCATAAAAGACTCAATCGTTCTTGAGATCAATTACAGCTCAATCCGTGATGAAAGTCATAATATGATAGGTGCGACTCAGATCATCCGAGATGTGACGGATAGATACCAATACGAAGAAACCTTAAGAAAATCCTTGGAAGAAAAAGAAGTGATGTTAAAGGAGATTCATCATAGGGTTAAAAATAATCTACAGGTGGTTTCTAGTCTTTTAAGTTTGCAGACTGATTTTACTGACGATCCAAAACTCGTTTCTATTTTAAAAGAATGTGAAAGAAGGATCCAATCCATGGCTCTCGTCCACAAGGAATTATATCAAAATGATACAATTGCGGATGCAGACTTCACAGAATATTTAAACAACTTACTTGTTGCACTCGTTCAATCATTCGGCGCAAACAAGAGAGTAGGATATTCAATCGAATCCCAAGATATACGTTTGAATTTGGATTTTGCCATTCCGCTTGCATTAGTATTCAATGAACTAGTTTCAAATTCCTTAAAATACGCATTTCCCGGAGATCAAAAAGGGGAGATATCTGTATCTATCGCCAAGACAGACTATGGACTTTCTATTTCTATCGGAGACAATGGGGTAGGACTTCCTAAAACGGTGGATGTCCGAAATTCTGAAGGATTGGGATTACAATTGGTAGGAATGTTATTGGATAAACTAAAAGCAAAATGGGGATTAGAAACAGTAGATAAAGGAACCAGATACAAAATAGAACTCCCAATCCCTAAATAG
- a CDS encoding alpha/beta fold hydrolase — protein MNRKLFPIYLFLILFGLTYCSETLVKTGIGYERWKAGLEKKQTKLEPWNWVYLEGGQGSEKILMVHGFGGDKDNWTRFSKWLTPTYTVVAVDLPGFGENERIADQDYNIKEQVKRLDEFVTKLGWEKFHIVGNSMGGAISGVYAATYPQKILSLGLFAPSGVNSPEKSELSKNLEKGKNNLVATNGEEFQELMKFIFVTPPPIPSFLASYFAEKAIKNSEFNKYIFKQIRSTGFPLQENMNKIQARTLILWGDTDRVLSVSGAGVLEKGIKGSKKVILKDMGHVPMLERPEEVANTYKEFLVK, from the coding sequence ATGAACCGTAAATTATTTCCAATCTACCTTTTTCTAATTTTATTCGGGCTTACTTATTGCTCCGAGACACTTGTCAAAACTGGTATCGGCTATGAAAGATGGAAAGCCGGCCTCGAAAAAAAACAAACCAAGCTTGAACCTTGGAATTGGGTGTATTTAGAAGGTGGACAAGGTAGCGAAAAGATCCTGATGGTCCATGGATTCGGTGGTGACAAAGACAATTGGACTAGATTCTCCAAATGGCTTACTCCTACATACACAGTAGTAGCAGTGGACCTTCCTGGTTTTGGGGAAAATGAGCGAATTGCGGATCAGGATTATAATATTAAAGAGCAAGTAAAACGACTGGATGAGTTTGTTACAAAGCTCGGTTGGGAAAAATTCCATATCGTTGGAAACTCCATGGGAGGAGCAATCTCTGGCGTATATGCTGCAACATATCCTCAAAAGATATTATCGTTAGGATTATTTGCACCTTCCGGAGTAAACAGTCCTGAAAAAAGTGAATTGTCCAAAAATTTGGAGAAAGGAAAAAACAATTTGGTTGCGACTAACGGAGAAGAATTTCAAGAATTGATGAAATTCATTTTCGTAACTCCTCCTCCGATTCCTTCTTTTCTCGCTTCATATTTTGCGGAAAAAGCGATTAAGAATTCTGAATTTAATAAATATATATTCAAACAAATACGATCTACAGGTTTTCCGTTGCAGGAGAATATGAATAAGATCCAAGCAAGAACTCTAATCCTATGGGGAGATACCGATAGAGTATTGAGTGTCTCTGGAGCTGGCGTATTAGAGAAGGGCATCAAGGGATCTAAAAAGGTGATCTTGAAAGATATGGGTCATGTTCCTATGTTAGAAAGACCCGAAGAAGTAGCGAATACTTACAAAGAATTTTTAGTAAAGTAA
- a CDS encoding cyclic nucleotide-binding domain-containing protein, with protein MQHTTEEILHQIYLFSSFSMDELAKIAEKTKYKVLEQGDAVYQEGNEAKAFYVVMYGTLKILTSTEKGDDVNVTTIATGDHFGEFPFLDQGKRAGTVEAMERCELLEIPFDHLQHILDSDKELALKFYKGITNYLVKRMRLLTHDLAYARELKKRYS; from the coding sequence ATGCAACACACTACAGAAGAAATCCTACACCAGATTTATTTATTTTCCAGCTTCTCCATGGACGAATTGGCTAAAATAGCGGAGAAGACAAAATACAAGGTGCTTGAACAAGGGGACGCGGTTTACCAAGAAGGGAATGAGGCAAAAGCGTTCTATGTGGTAATGTACGGAACCCTAAAAATTTTGACCTCTACCGAAAAGGGTGACGATGTAAATGTAACTACCATAGCCACTGGTGATCATTTCGGAGAATTCCCATTTTTGGATCAGGGAAAAAGAGCTGGAACAGTAGAGGCAATGGAACGTTGCGAACTTTTAGAAATTCCTTTCGATCATCTTCAGCATATTCTGGATTCGGATAAGGAACTTGCTCTTAAGTTTTATAAAGGTATTACCAACTATTTGGTAAAAAGAATGAGGCTTTTGACTCATGACTTGGCTTATGCTAGAGAATTAAAGAAACGTTATTCTTGA